The sequence below is a genomic window from Haloferax mediterranei ATCC 33500.
ACTACAGTTGGGGACGGACCCAGCAGGCGTCGATGAAGCAGTTCATGACGGACGTTGCGCGATGGGAGCAGGTCAAGCCCGTCGCAACACCACACGGGACCACGAACTACTCGACGTATCTCTCGGAAGCGCAGAACTCCGGTGTGGACGTTCTCATTCTGAACCTCTCGCGGTTCCCGTCACCATAACAGGGCGGTCGGTGTTCAGAATCACTGACTGTGTGACGCTGCCGAAGAGCGCCTTTCCGGCAGGTGACCGCTTGCGACCGGCGGTGACAATGAGGTCCGCGTCTTCTTCTTCGGCGAAGTCGATGATGACCTCCGCGGGGTCGCCGGATGACTCGTTCACATCGTAGTCGATTCCGTGGTCTTCGAGGTATTCACTTGCCTCCCGAACCGAGTGAATCTGTGTCGCGGACGCACCACTGGGGTTATCCGTGAAACTATGGACGAGTGTAACTTCTTTTTCGGCGGCGTCACCCGGGAGGTTTGTGACCCCTTGGACGCACGCAAGTGCGTGTTCTACGTCGTCATCGACACCGATTACCACGTGATACATACTCTCACGTCCCGGTGACAAGTCTTAGTTTTTGTGTCGAGGTTCGTACCGGTTTTCGTACCGGTTTACACCGCGTTGTCGTCGAGTTCCGACGAGACGTAGACGACGAGTACGAGCGGAATTCCGAGGACGAGTGCGATAGTTAGCGCCCCGTAGGCAGCGAATCCGATGGGTGTTGCCGGGAATGGAATTACGAACAAAAATTGGGGTGCACTGAGCTTCGGGACGAACGTCCCCGCGAGGAAGCCTGCGGTACCGGCGGCGGCGACGAGGGCGACGTATAATCCGAGAACGAATCGCTGACCGCGGACGTTCGAACTCACGATTTCAGGTCCGAACCGCACGCTGTTAGGGGTTTCCGTTCCTTTCCGCGCACCGATGCACCTTTTGCCGCACAGTCGCAAGCCATCGGTATGTCGGATACCGATATCCTCGGAATCATCCTCGGGGCCATCGCGATACTGATGTTTGTGACGGGTATTCTCCTCGTCATCTGAGAAACGCCTGTTCTCTGCAGCAGTCGTCAGTTAGTGTGAGCGGGCGCGCTCAACCCATTCTCGCGTCGTTCGGGAGTTCGTCTGAACGCCGCAAGGTTGTCTCTGAACGAAATCGACGCTGAGCGCGTTCGCTCTCGAAAACAGCGTCCGAAAGAAGTGGCCGCGAAGTCGACGAGTGTGTTCGTTACTCGTCGTCAGCCGCAGGTACCGTGTCCGCGTCAGCAATCGTTTGACCGCCGTCGGTTGCGAGTTCAGACTCTTCTTCGCCACCGTCGGGGACGGCCGTCTGCAGTTTCCGTTCGAACCAAGCCCACTCGGCGGTTTCGAGGTTGTCTTCACCGAGGTTCCATGGGTCGCCGTCCTGGACGACAGGGCCTTCGAGCCACGACTGGACGAAGTTCCAGACGAAAATCATCTGACCGGCGAGCAGGATGAGCGCGCCGATTGTGGCAATCTGGTGCAGCGTTGCGAACTGCGGCAGGTAGGTCGCGTAGCGACGCGGCATGCCACCGTATCCGAGCAGAATCATCGCGAAGAACGTCACGTTGGTCCCGATCATCGAGAGCCAGAAGTGCCACTTACCGAGCGTGACCTGGTACATCCGGCCGGTGTAGATGGGGAACCAGTAGTAGAGGCCAGCGAAGCCGGCGAAGGCGATGGCACCCATGACGATGTAGTGGAAGTGACCGACGACGTAGTAGGTGTCGTGGAGGATGAGGTCCACCGGAATCGACGCGAGGAAGACGCCCGTCACGCCGCCGAGGATGAAGTTCGACACGAAGCCGATACAGAAGAGCATCGGCGTCGTGAGGCGAATCTTCCCGTTCCACATCGTCGTGATCCAGTTGAACGTCTTCACCGCACTCGGAATCGCAATGGCGAGCGAGACGGCCATGAACGACGCACGGAGACGGGGGTCGATACCCGTCGCGAACATGTGGTGCGCCCAGACACCGAACGAGAGGACACCAATGGCGAGCGTGGAGTACACGACGAACTTGAACCCGAAGAGGCGACGGCCCGCAAAGCGGGGGAGCACGAGGCTCACGATACCCATCGGGGGAAGCACGAGGATGTACACTTCGGGGTGACCGAAGAACCAAAACAGGTGCTGCCAGAGAATTGCGCCGCCGTCGACCGAGAAGAACATCGTTCCGAAGTTCCGGTCGAGAAGCAGCATGAGAATCGCGCTACCGAGGAGCGGGAACGCGAACAGGATGAGACCAGACTGGGTGAGGACCGTCCACGAGAAGATGTCGAGGTTGGCCCACGAGACCTTCTCGTCACGCTCCGTGAAGATGGTCGCAATGAAGTTGATCGCACCCATCGTGGCCGAGACACCCGAGAGGTGCAGGCCGAGAAGCATCAGGTCCACACCGGCGTTTACCTGGTTTCCGGAGCCGGCACCGGCCGAAAGCGGTGTGTACATCGTCCAGGCCGTCTGCGCCGGAATCACGTCCGGGATGGGGAAGAACCCGGCCCAGATGAGCAGCGCCGCCGGCGGCAGGAGCCAGAACGCGATGGCGTTGATACGCGGGAACGCCATGTCGTCGGCACCAATGAGAAGCGGGATGAAGTAGTTCGAGAACGCGGCGAGAATGGGCGTCCCGAACAAAAACAGCATCGTAATCCCGTGGCTGGTGAGCAACGAGTTATAGAACGTGTTCGAAATGACCGTCGCCGCCGGGTCCGCAAGTTCGATACGCATCAGGACGACCATGAGTCCGCCTACGGCGAATGCGACGAGCGCGTACGCGCCGTAAAGTATCCCGATGTCCTTGTGGTCGACCGTTGTTAACCAACGGATGACCCCGGATGGTTTCTCTTCCGAGACGTACTGCTCTGCAGTACCACCGACGGTTCCACCGCCCGCGAGCGGGGTGTACGACCGCCAGTCTTCGACCCGCGCGAGCCACGCGGCGACGGCGATGAGGAAGACCCCCATGAGCACCGTCAGTGCTAACTGTCCGTTAACCTCCATGGATGTGCCTGAGTAGTGCAGGGTAATGAAAGATTCGGGACCGCCCTGCGATTCGAGGTGTTTTAAGCCGTCTCTTCCGCCGCTTCGACTGCGTCCGCTTCGTTAGTTTCTTCCAGTTCGGCGGCTTCCGCCGCTTCCTCTTCGTGGAGCGGGCCGACGCCGGGGACCGTCGCTTGGCCCGGCGGGTAGACGGTTCCGGACTGCTCCGCGCCAACGATTGCTTTCCCCGAGAGGTACGTGAGCACCGCCAAGAGAACAAACGGCGTGACGAGGAGTCCGTACTGAAGTCCTGAAGCGAGCGATTCGAACCCGAACGGGTTGACAAGAGCGAAAGCCACCACGAAAAACAGGATGATGACTAACGGCACCATGTTGACCGTCAAGTCGAGGATGGTGTCCTTGTCGAACGTCTTGGTTCCCATATCGAGACACTGGGGGACGCCGTTCAAATAGATTGTTGGTTTCTCGTTCGACTGACGGCGACCACTACGTAAAGTTAAGCTTAGATGTCCTGTCGCTGCTCACGGACGAACAACTCGAAGACTACGCCGCCAAAGACGAGCAATGCCGCCGCAGTAATCACTGCGTACCCACGTGCGACGAGGTTGATGTCGGTGAACGCCAGTGCCGCCCCGAACCCAAACAAGATGACGGAAAACCCAATTAATGCCCGCATTGTGGACCCAACGTATCCGGATTCGCTGAGCATGCCGACGACACTTCCTCCGAACAAGAGGAGGCCTCCGACGGCGAGCGGGAACAGGCCGAAAAGGAGACCCAATTCGGAGATAGGGATACCGAGTGCGATGAACACTGGCCACGGACTGGCCGTGCGGTACTGGTCGGAGAGTCCCGGCGCTTCGTCCATACAGGGCCGTTGGGCTGTGTCGTAACAAGCCCTTCGGAACGGTGGCTACCGGAGTGAGATACCCTGACGGGTGAGAAAGTCGCTCACCGCCCGAATCTCGACCGGACTCCCGATAATTCGGCACAGTTCTTCAGTTTGGGCATGGATAGTAACGACGAACTCGGCTTCGATCTCGTCGCGTATACTATCCAGAAGCGCGCACGGAAGCACGATTTGGGTGCTATCGCGGAGCGTCCTGGGGTCCGGCATCGGTCTTTATCGGGCGGTCGGATGCGTTATGTATAATCGTGCCGATATTTTTCGGCGCACGCGTATGAATTAATCCCATTTTCCTCACGTCGATGATGGCTAAACGGCCGATAGTGTCGAAGTTTGTCGGTACGTGTTCGGTTTTTTCT
It includes:
- a CDS encoding universal stress protein — its product is MYHVVIGVDDDVEHALACVQGVTNLPGDAAEKEVTLVHSFTDNPSGASATQIHSVREASEYLEDHGIDYDVNESSGDPAEVIIDFAEEEDADLIVTAGRKRSPAGKALFGSVTQSVILNTDRPVMVTGTARGSE
- a CDS encoding DUF7520 family protein; this translates as MSSNVRGQRFVLGLYVALVAAAGTAGFLAGTFVPKLSAPQFLFVIPFPATPIGFAAYGALTIALVLGIPLVLVVYVSSELDDNAV
- a CDS encoding cbb3-type cytochrome c oxidase subunit I yields the protein MGVFLIAVAAWLARVEDWRSYTPLAGGGTVGGTAEQYVSEEKPSGVIRWLTTVDHKDIGILYGAYALVAFAVGGLMVVLMRIELADPAATVISNTFYNSLLTSHGITMLFLFGTPILAAFSNYFIPLLIGADDMAFPRINAIAFWLLPPAALLIWAGFFPIPDVIPAQTAWTMYTPLSAGAGSGNQVNAGVDLMLLGLHLSGVSATMGAINFIATIFTERDEKVSWANLDIFSWTVLTQSGLILFAFPLLGSAILMLLLDRNFGTMFFSVDGGAILWQHLFWFFGHPEVYILVLPPMGIVSLVLPRFAGRRLFGFKFVVYSTLAIGVLSFGVWAHHMFATGIDPRLRASFMAVSLAIAIPSAVKTFNWITTMWNGKIRLTTPMLFCIGFVSNFILGGVTGVFLASIPVDLILHDTYYVVGHFHYIVMGAIAFAGFAGLYYWFPIYTGRMYQVTLGKWHFWLSMIGTNVTFFAMILLGYGGMPRRYATYLPQFATLHQIATIGALILLAGQMIFVWNFVQSWLEGPVVQDGDPWNLGEDNLETAEWAWFERKLQTAVPDGGEEESELATDGGQTIADADTVPAADDE
- a CDS encoding DUF6684 family protein; the protein is MGTKTFDKDTILDLTVNMVPLVIILFFVVAFALVNPFGFESLASGLQYGLLVTPFVLLAVLTYLSGKAIVGAEQSGTVYPPGQATVPGVGPLHEEEAAEAAELEETNEADAVEAAEETA
- a CDS encoding DUF7541 family protein, which gives rise to MDEAPGLSDQYRTASPWPVFIALGIPISELGLLFGLFPLAVGGLLLFGGSVVGMLSESGYVGSTMRALIGFSVILFGFGAALAFTDINLVARGYAVITAAALLVFGGVVFELFVREQRQDI
- a CDS encoding VNG_1110C family protein gives rise to the protein MPDPRTLRDSTQIVLPCALLDSIRDEIEAEFVVTIHAQTEELCRIIGSPVEIRAVSDFLTRQGISLR